A region from the Benincasa hispida cultivar B227 chromosome 12, ASM972705v1, whole genome shotgun sequence genome encodes:
- the LOC120068306 gene encoding AT-hook motif nuclear-localized protein 23-like has translation MATLNLGSASHFVDQLQQRPDLHLDSPPTSDHVNHFNASGGSGGSGDVMVRRPRGRPAGSKNKPKPPVIITRESANTLRAHILEVGGGCDVFEAVAGYARRRQRGICVLSGSGIVNNVSLRQPAAAGSVLTLQGRFEILSLSGSFLPPPAPPGATSLTIFLAGGQGQVVGGNVVGALIASGPVIVIASSFSNVAYERLPLDEEELPMQAGGGDGDGGDGSGDGHNNPFPDASSSLPFLNLPMNMPNQNQFFG, from the exons ATGGCTACTTTAAACTTAGGCTCTGCTTCTCACTTTGTTGACCAGCTTCAGCAACGCCCCGATCTCCACCTAGATTCCCCCCCAACTTCTGACCATGTCAACCACTTCAACGCCAGCGGCGGCTCCGGCGGTAGCGGTGATGTCATGGTCCGTCGCCCCAGGGGCCGCCCTGCCGGCTCCAAGAACAAGCCAAAGCCCCCCGTGATCATCACGCGCGAGAGCGCCAACACGCTCCGCGCTCATATCTTGGAGGTCGGTGGTGGATGCGACGTCTTCGAGGCGGTGGCCGGCTATGCACGCCGACGACAACGGGGGATCTGTGTATTGAGTGGAAGTGGGATTGTGAATAATGTTAGCTTGCGGCAGCCCGCGGCTGCTGGATCGGTGTTGACGTTGCAAGGGAGGTTTGAGATTTTGTCGTTGTCGGGATCGTTCCTGCCGCCGCCTGCACCGCCCGGTGCTACCAGTCTCACCATTTTCTTGGCCGGAGGACAAGGACAA GTGGTGGGAGGGAATGTGGTGGGAGCTTTGATCGCATCGGGGCCAGTCATCGTCATAGCATCGTCGTTTAGTAACGTTGCATACGAGAGGTTGCCGTTGGATGAAGAAGAATTGCCGATGCAGGCTGGTGGTGGTGACGGTGATGGAGGCGACGGTAGCGGCGACGGTCACAACAACCCTTTTCCTGATGCATCTTCCAGTCTGCCCTTTCTTAATCTGCCTATGAACATGCCCAATCagaatcaattttttggttGA